In the Oryza glaberrima chromosome 6, OglaRS2, whole genome shotgun sequence genome, one interval contains:
- the LOC127775557 gene encoding aspartate aminotransferase, mitochondrial-like → MAMSRAAAAAAGPPVARRRLMGAVAARSMASWFGHVEPAAKDPILGVTEAFLADPSPDKVNVGVGAYRDDSGKPVVLECVREAERRIAGSMNMEYLPMGGSIKMIEESLKLAYGENCEFIKDKRIAAVQALSGTGACRLFADFQKRFLPDSQIYIPTPTWANHHNIWRDAQVPQKTFTYYHPESRGLDFAGLMDDIKNAPDGSFFLLHACAHNPTGVDPSEEQWREISHQFKVKKHFPFFDMAYQGFASGDPERDAKAIRIFLEDGHQIGCAQSYAKNMGLYGQRAGCLSILCDDEMQAVAVKSQLQQIARPMYSNPPVHGALIVSTILGDPELKSLWLKEVKGMADRIIGMRTALKENLEKLGSPMSWEHITNQIGMFCYSGMTPEQVDRLTKEFHIYMTRNGRISMAGITTGNVAYLANAIHEVTKTK, encoded by the exons ATGGCGATGtcacgagccgccgccgctgccgcggggCCTCCtgtggcgcggcggcgattgATGGGGGccgtggcggcgaggtcgaTGGCGTCGTGGTTCGGCCACGTGGAGCCGGCCGCCAAGGACCCCATCCTCGGCGTCACCGAGGCGTTCCTCGCCGACCCCTCCCCGGACAAAGTCAACGTCGGCGTC GGCGCGTACCGGGACGACAGCGGGAAGCCCGTGGTGCTGGAGTGCGTGcgcgaggcggagcggcggatCGCCGGGAGCATGAACAT GGAGTACCTTCCAATGGGTGGAAGCATAAAGATGATTGAAGAATCACTTAAACTGGCCTATGGGGAGAACTGTGAGTTCATCAAGGACAAGAGGATCGCAGCAGTGCAGGCTCTTTCAGGAACTGGTGCATGTCGCCTCTTTGCAGATTTCCAGAAGCGTTTCTTGCCAGATTCACAGATTTATATACCCACACCTACATGGGCCAA CCATCACAATATTTGGAGGGATGCCCAAGTACCACAAAAGACATTTACCTATTACCATCCAGAGTCAAGAGGACTTGACTTTGCAGGCCTAATGGATGATATCAAG AATGCTCCAGATGGTTCATTCTTTTTGCTTCATGCTTGTGCGCATAATCCCACTGGAGTAGATCCTTCAGAGGAACAATGGAGGGAGATATCTCATCAGTTCAAG GTGAAGAAACATTTTCCGTTCTTCGACATGGCATACCAAGGATTTGCTAGTGGTGATCCAGAGAGAGATGCCAAGGCAATTCGAATATTTCTTGAAGATGGACATCAAATTGGATGTGCACAGTCATATGCGAAAAACATGGGACTTTATGGACAAAGAGCAGGATGCCTTAG TATTCTATGTGATGATGAGATGCAAGCAGTTGCTGTTAAGAGCCAGTTACAACAGATTGCTAGACCTATGTACAGCAACCCACCCGTTCATGGTGCATTAATTGTTTCAACTATTCTTGGTGATCCGGAGTTGAAAAGTTTATGGCTGAAAGAGGTCAAG GGTATGGCTGATCGTATCATTGGAATGCGAACAGCACTCAAAGAGAACCTTGAAAAGTTGGGTTCACCAATGTCATGGGAACATATCACTAATCAG ATTGGAATGTTCTGCTACAGTGGTATGACACCTGAACAAGTCGATCGCTTGACAAAAGAGTTCCATATCTACATGACTCGTAACGGGCGGATAAG
- the LOC127775782 gene encoding berberine bridge enzyme-like Cyn d 4 — protein MSTTPTAASRLLVLILCTLAISCSSGIAGFAAGDDDAFIRCLAAAAVPPRLVHTPGSASYAPTLVSSIRNLRFVTPGTPRPLAIVAAAEAGHAQAAVRCGRRHGVRVRARSGGHDYEGLSYLSLDRRERFAVLDLAALRDVRVDADRAEAWVGSGATLGELYYAVGAASRTLAFPAGVCPTVGVGGHISGGGFGTLMRRYGLAADNVLDAVLVDADGRLLNRTTMGEGLFWAIRGGGGESFGVVLSWKLRLVRVPETVTVFTIRRPRNQSATDLITKWQEISPSLPRDVILRVVVQSQHAQFESLFLGRCRRLARLMRARFPELGMTQSDCEEITWIQSTVYFAFYSSSKPLELLLDRGTEPDRYFKAKSDYVQEPIPRHAWESTWPWLEEHDAGLLILDPYGGEMARVSPAATPFPHRKGNLYNLQYYSFWFEHGAETLERHLSWVRGLYGEMEPYVSKNPRTGYVNYRDMDLGRNEIEGNVTSYTKGKVWGEKYFRGNFERLAAVKAMVDPDDFFRNEQSIPPLPAAKGWSSI, from the coding sequence ATGTCAACGACGCCAACGGCAGCATCGCGCCTGCTCGTCCTGATCCTCTGCACCCTCGCTATCTCCTGCAGCAGCGGCATCGCCGgattcgccgccggcgatgacgacgcGTTCAtccgctgcctcgccgccgccgccgtcccgccaCGGCTGGTCCACACCCCGGGCTCCGCGTCCTACGCCCCGACGCTCGTCTCCTCCATCCGGAACCTCCGCTTCGTCACGCCGGGGACGCCGAGGCCGCTCGCCATCGTCGCGGCCGCCGAGGCGGGCCACGCCCAGGCCGCGGTGCGGTGCGGCCGGCGCCACGGGGTCCGCGTCCGCGCGCGCAGCGGCGGGCACGACTACGAGGGCCTCTCCTACCTCTCCCTCGACCGCCGCGAGCGGTTCGCGGTGCtcgacctcgccgcgctccgcgaCGTCCGCGTGGACGCCGATCGCGCCGAGGCGTGGGTCGGGTCGGGCGCCACGCTCGGCGAGCTCTACTACGCGGTGGGCGCCGCGAGCCGCACTCTCGCGTTCCCGGCCGGTGTCTGCCCGACCGTCGGCGTCGGGGGCCACATCAGCGGCGGGGGATTCGGCACGCTGATGCGCAGGTATGGCCTCGCCGCGGACAACGtcctcgacgccgtcctcgTGGACGCCGACGGCCGGCTCCTGAACAGGACCACCATGGGGGAGGGCCTCTTCTGGGCAatcaggggcggcggcggcgagagcttcGGCGTCGTGCTGTCCTGGAAGCTGCGGCTGGTCCGCGTCCCGGAGACGGTCACCGTGTTCACCATCCGCCGCCCGAGAAACCAATCCGCCACCGACCTCATCACCAAATGGCAAGAGATCTCCCCCTCACTGCCCCGAGACGTCATCCTCCGCGTCGTCGTGCAGAGCCAGCACGCGCAGTTCGAGTCCCTGTTCCTCggccggtgccgccgcctcgcccgcctcATGCGAGCTCGCTTCCCGGAGCTCGGGATGACGCAGTCCGACTGCGAGGAGATCACCTGGATCCAATCCACCGTCTACTTCGCCTTCTACTCCAGCTCCAAGCCACTGGAGCTCCTCCTGGACAGGGGCACCGAGCCGGACAGATACTTCAAGGCCAAATCCGACTACGTCCAAGAACCCATCCCACGCCACGCCTGGGAGAGCACATGGCCATGGCTGGAGGAGCACGACGCCGGGCTGCTCATCCTCGACCCCTACGGCGGCGAGATGGCCCgcgtctcgccggcggcgacgccgttcCCGCACCGGAAGGGCAACCTGTACAACCTCCAGTACTACTCGTTCTGGTTCGAGCACGGAGCAGAGACATTGGAGAGGCATCTGAGCTGGGTCAGGGGACTGTATGGCGAGATGGAGCCGTACGTGTCCAAGAACCCAAGAACTGGGTATGTCAACTACAGGGACATGGATCTTGGGAGGAATGAGATCGAGGGGAATGTGACGAGCTACACGAAGGGTAAGGTTTGGGGGGAGAAGTATTTCAGGGGCAATTTCGAGAGgttggcggcggtgaaggccaTGGTTGATCCTGATGATTTCTTCAGGAATGAGCAGAGTATTCCTCCTCTTCCTGCTGCAAAGGGGTGGAGCTCCATTTAA